A genomic window from Colletotrichum destructivum chromosome 7, complete sequence includes:
- a CDS encoding Putative major facilitator, sugar transporter, major facilitator superfamily, with amino-acid sequence MAIAGFLRRIVKNDAMKEDPVEIYGWRVFALAAASCFGGMLFGWDIGAIGGVLAMEATQKQFGYFDASKAEKSNQDQNIVSTLQGGCFAACLITPYLTDRFGRRWCLIVTGIITTIGVVFQAASAEHGNLPLMYVGRFVAGLGVGAASMLTPLYVSECAPRAIRGGLTAFYQLFIVTGTMMAFWINYGSLLHITGKALYAVPLALQAVPAVFLSIGMFFCPESPRWCAKQDHWERTKDILVRLRGLPADHSYVQGELTEMATQLESERRLVGDATAVTLLKEMWLIPGNRKRAILTVLLMICQQMAGVNAINYYAPQIFKNLGMKGTEPSLFATGVYGVVKVAACACFLTFVADSLGRRWSLIWTGFAQGLAMFVVGIYGRVNPPVEGKPIPPFGYVAITCIFLWTVFFQFGWGPCCWIVISEIPTARLRAMSVALGALTQWLFNFIIARTVLTMQLTMGYKGYGMFFMFGSFGFAMGTFVYFFIPETKGLSLEKMDELFGVTQLVKNIDDEPEARAGSIHEHPVEKRQ; translated from the exons ATGGCCATTGCCGGCTTCCTCCGTCGCATCGTCAAGAACGATGCGATGAAGGAGGACCCGGTGGAGATATACGGATGGAGAGTCTTCGCTCTGGCTGCCGCAT CTTGCTTCGGGGGTATGTTGTTCGGATGGGACATTGGtgccatcggcggcgtcctcgccatGGAGGCGACGCAGAAGCAATTCGGCTACTTCGACGCctccaaggccgagaagtcCAACCAGGACCAGAACATCGTCTCGACCCTCCAGGGCGGCTGCTTCGCCGCCTGCCTCATCACCCCCTACCTCACCGACAGATTCGGCCGCCGCTGGTGTCTCATCGTCACAG GaatcatcaccaccatcggcgtcgtcttccaaGCCGCCTCTGCCGAGCACGGTAACCTCCCCCTCATGTACGTCGGCCGCTTCGtcgcgggcctcggcgtcggcgccgcgtcCATGCTCACGCCCCTATACGTCTCCGAATGCGCCCCGCGTGCCATCCGCGGTGGCTTGACGGCCTTTTACCagctcttcatcgtcaccggTACCATGATGGCTTTCTGGATCAACT ACGGCAGCCTCCTCCACATCACTGGCAAGGCGCTGTACGCCGTGCCCCTGGCCCTGCAGGCCGTCCCGGCCGTGTTCCTGTCCATCGGCATGTTCTTCTGCCCGGAGAGTCCGCGCTGGTGCGCCAAGCAGGACCACTGGGAGCGGACCAAGGACATCCTCGTGCGCCTGAGGGGCCTGCCCGCCGACCACTCGTACGTCCAGGGCGAGCTGACAGAGATGGCCACGCAGCTGGAGTCggagcgccgcctcgtcggcgacgccaccgccgttACGCTCCTCAAGGAGATGTGGCTCATCCCTGGCAACAGGAAGCGCGCTATCCTCACAGTGCTGCTGATGATTTGCCAACAGATGGCCGGAGTGAACGCAATT AACTACTACGCGCCCCAGATCTTCAAGAACCTTGGCATGAAGGGCACCGAGCCCTCGCTGTTCGCCACCGGCGTCTacggcgtcgtcaaggtcgcTGCCTGCGCCTGCTTCCTCACTTTCGTTGCCGACTCGCTCGGCCGCCGGTGGAGTCTGATCTGGACCGGCTTCGCTCAGGGCCTGGCCAtgttcgtcgtcggcatctACGGCCGCGTCAACCCGCCCGTCGAGGGCAAGCCT ATCCCGCCCTTTGGCTACGTCGCCATCACTTGCATCTTCCTTTggaccgtcttcttccagtTCGGCTGGGGCCCCTGCTGCTGGATCGTCATCTCTGAGATCCCGACCGCACGCCTGCGCGCCATGAGCGTCGCTCTCGGCGCCCTGACGCAGTGGCTTTTCaacttcatcatcgcccggACCGTCCTAACGATGCAGCTGACCATGGGTTACAAGGGCTAC GGCATGTTCTTCATGTTCGGCTCGTTCGGCTTCGCCATGGGCACCTTTGTCTACTTCTTCATccccgagaccaagggccTGAGcctggagaagatggacgagCTTTTCGGCGTCACGCAGCTGGTCAAGAACATCGACGATGAGCCCGAGGCCCGCGCCGGGAGCATCCACGAGCATCCGGTCGAGAAGCGTCAGTAG
- a CDS encoding Putative Rab-GAP-TBC domain-containing protein: MTSDSDPPPSASAPPPPPQRPRSPSGSFYALSDDEEGDYDTITHTETGRGVKLLFSKSKVYVHPTPSAKDNIPGYIALLQQKGGRHGRPTSSSSRDSQNPTAHDLLLAWLPETSLGESESIYVKVDLSEGESPPKQSYLVPPPPTVTSHRGSVGTYAFAIPVSAIYSLLVRPPSLGWWFGSLIINSRAGDSFPALFFHDNECQSTILKRKRRTKDSFDPFGDRGEMFWGGDEVLRWLRRYVPIERSGAEPNIYLVDPSKEDSEAFSGKLTSSTAQVGLRDGTGTRAGGAGPSGDAQMDPFVKFVKETGWNIMEKFSKVTTFTRRAAQDVIQNPNVPPQVKRLLRNPEVQTLQDEFDSARIYLARWAMGIAEQSERDRSQRIWTAKEVLELEDTDVGEFELLDGSSTMSLEDRRKPVTLKEWNTFFDQRTGRLSVTIDEVKERVFHGGLDPDDGVRKEAWLFILGVHDWYSTSEERKVQIASLRDEYVKLKGAWWERLVDLGGEGEQGEWWREQRGRIEKDVHRTDRNVPIFAGEDIPHPDPDSPFSEVGTNVHLEQMKDMLLTYNEYNKDLGYVQGMSDLLAPIYAVMQDDAIAFWGFQHFMDRMERNFLRDQSGMRSQLLTLDHLVQFMDPKLYAHLQSADSTNFFFFFRMLLVWYKREFEWMDVLRLWEILWTDYLSSSFHLFVALAILEKHRDVIMTHLQHFDEVLKYVNELSNTMDLDSTLIRAEALFRRFQRLVEAVDKKGNFPGPRLRDPGSPSQSSSSDKGPRQGESSAGPASPRKDTGKAPEESQVKKVITPELRELLSRKVVVLPRKEVAKKGDGPGRS, encoded by the exons ATGACCTCAGACTCGGATCCCCCGCCATCGGCGAGCGctccgccaccaccaccacaacgaCCTCGTTCGCCTTCGGGGAGCTTTTACGCCCTGAGTGACGATGAGGAAGGGGACTACGACACAATCACGCATACCGAGACGGGCCGGGGCGTCAAACTCCTCTTTTCTAAGAGCAAG GTTTACGTGCACCCCACGCCTTCCGCCAAAGACAACATTCCGGGCTATATAGCGCTCCTCCAACAGAAAGGAGGCCGGCACGGTCGCCCGacttcctcatcgtcgcgCGACTCCCAAAATCCCACCGCCCACGACCTGCTTCTGGCATGGCTCCCCGAAACGTCCCTCGGCGAATCGGAGAGCATCTACGTCAAGGTCGACCTTAGCGAAGGAGAGTCCCCTCCGAAGCAGTCATACCTCGTCCCGCCTCCACCGACCGTCACATCCCACCGGGGCTCCGTCGGCACCTACGCCTTCGCCATCCCCGTGAGCGCCATCTACTCTCTCCTCGTGCGACCGCCGAGCCTTGGCTGGTGGTTCGGCTCTCTTATTATCAATTCGAGGGCGGGCGACAGCTTCCCCGCCTTGTTTTTCCACGACAATGAATGCCAAAGCACCAtcttgaagaggaagaggcggaccaAGGACAGCTTCGACCCCTTCGGCGATCGCGGGGAGATGTTCtggggcggcgacgaggtgtTGCGCTGGTTGCGTCGCTATGTCCCCATCGAGAGATCTGGCGCAGAGCCCAACATCTACCTGGTGGATCCGTCTAAGGAGGATAGCGAGGCTTTCAGCGGCAAACTTACATCCAGCACGGCCCAGGTTGGCTTGAGAGACGGCACGGGCACCAGAGCCGGCGGTGCCGGTCCCAGTGGCGATGCGCAGATGGACCCCTTTGTGAAGTTCGTCAAGGAGACGGGCTGGAATATCATGGAGAAGTTCAGCAAGGTGACGACCTTTACACGACGGGCCGCTCAAGACGTCATACAAAACCCCAACGTTCCTCCTCAGGTCAAGAGGCTTCTGCGGAACCCTGAGGTGCAGACGCTCCAAGACGAGTTCGATAGCGCGAGAATATACCTCGCGCGCTGGGCCATGGGAATTGCCGAGCAGAGCGAGCGGGATCGGAGCCAAAGAATATGGACGGCTAAGGAAGTCCTGGAGCTTGAGGACACTGATGTCGGGGAGTTCGAGCTCTTGGACGGAAGCAGTACCATGTCGCTGGAGGACAGGAGAAAACCCGTGACCCTGAAAGAGTGGAACACGTTCTTCGACCAGCGAACAGGACGACTGTCGgtcaccatcgacgaggtcAAAGAACGGGTCTTCCACGGCGGCCTGGACCCGGACGACGGGGTGCGGAAAGAAGCATGGCTCTTTATCCTCGGGGTGCATGATTGGTACAGTACGTCCGAGGAACGCAAGGTACAGATCGCATCGCTCAGGGACGAGTATGTCAAGCTGAAAGGCGCATGGTGGGAGAGACTCGTGGATCttggaggcgagggcgagcagggcgagtGGTGGCGTGAACAGCGTGGTCGTATTG AGAAGGATGTCCACCGGACAGACCGAAACGTTCCCATCTTCGCCGGGGAAGACATCCCGCATCCCGACCCCGACTCTCCCTTTTCCGAGGTTGGCACCAACGTCCACCTCGAGCAGATGAAGGACATGCTTCTTACGTACAACGAGTACAACAAAGACCTCGGCTATGTGCAGGGCATGTCGGACCTCCTCGCACCCATCTACGCCGTGATGCAGGACGATGCTATCGCCTTCTGGGGTTTCCAGCACTTCATGGATCGCATGGAGCGCAATTTCCTGCGCGATCAATCGGGAATGCGGTCTCAGCTGCTCACCCTCGACCACCTCGTTCAGTTCATGGACCCGAAGCTCTACGCGCACCTACAGTCCGCCGACAGCACCaattttttcttcttctttcgcATGCTGCTCGTCTGGTATAAACGGGAGTTCGAGTGGATGGACGTTTTGCGTCTTTGGGAGATTCTCTGGACGGACTACCTGAGCAGCAGCTTCCATCTGTTTGTGGCCTTGGCCATCTTGGAGAAGCACCGAGATGTCATCATGACCCATCTGCAGCATTTCGATGAGGTCCTTAAATACG TCAATGAGCTTTCCAACACAATGGATCTCGACTCGACGCTGATTCGCGCCGAAGCGCTATTCCGTCGCTTCCAGCGCCTGGTCGAGGCAGTCGATAAGAAGGGCAACTTCCCCGGGCCAAGACTCCGAGACCCTGGCTCTCCCTCCCAGTCATCGTCATCCGATAAGGGCCCCAGGCAAGGTGAAAGCAGTGCCGGGCCAGCGTCCCCGCGCAAAGATACGGGCAAGGCGCCCGAGGAGTCGCAGGTGAAGAAGGTCATCACACCTGAGCTGAGAGAGCTGCTCAGCCGTAAAGTGGTCGTGCTTCCGCGCAAGGAGGTAGCGAAGAAGGGCGACGGTCCCGGGAGGTCATGA
- a CDS encoding Putative mso1 domain-containing protein, with translation MSSWYSRILTNTTSQISNLQSRLLQSENDGDTEDDTHVCRVLRGYYTEKGRPFPGWLPPDPKAPPPVTPVYAQPAQQVGSRYGGLQQPQQPGPATGLSSLWDNNAAAAQPRQDAMSLRQGRGAPPPMRGGEQPTRLSPFARAGDSGREEVQARPLPSQRAGSYQQSAAYGRDATSTPPGSSAGGSAQDRLKQRLWGGSRTASPSSGAGGQGPFQPPAGRGGSGGGGGGNADYEDRFAPGGMYDGGNGGGGGGGGRPFMASNSPWSNNEPDYGGGGGGGRTGLPNGPRRQGLPSGPRMR, from the coding sequence ATGTCATCTTGGTACTCGAGGATCCTCACCAACACCACGTCGCAGATCTCGAACCTGCAGAGTCGATTGTTGCAGAGCGAAAATGACGGCGATACCGAAGACGACACCCACGTCTGCAGAGTGCTGAGAGGCTACTACACGGAGAAAGGCCGACCCTTCCCAGGCTGGCTGCCGCCCGACCCAAAGGCACCGCCGCCAGTGACCCCGGTATACGCCCAACCAGCCCAGCAAGTCGGCTCGCGATACGGTGGTCTACAGCAGCCACAGCAGCCCGGCCCTGCCACGGGACTGAGCTCGCTCTGGGACAACAACGCGGCAGCGGCGCAGCCCAGGCAAGACGCCATGAGCCTGCGACAGGGCCGCGGggccccgccgccgatgcgAGGCGGAGAACAGCCCACGCGATTGAGCCCCTTtgcccgcgccggcgactCGGGTCGAGAAGAGGTGCAGGCCCGACCTCTGCCCAGCCAGCGAGCGGGCAGCTACCAGCAGAGCGCCGCGTACGGACGAGACGCGACGAGCACGCCGCCGGGCAGCTCAGCGGGCGGTTCGGCACAAGATCGGCTCAAGCAGCGACTTTGGGGTGGTTCGAGAACAGCAAGCCCATCTTCTGGCgcaggaggccaaggaccgTTCCAACCACCAGCaggcagaggaggaagcggcggcggcggcggcggcaatgcTGATTACGAGGACAGGTTCGCTCCGGGCGGCATGTACGACGGAGGGAatggaggcggaggcggaggcggaggcagGCCCTTCATGGCTTCCAATTCTCCATGGTCTAACAACGAGCCTGActatggcggcggcggcggcggtggacgGACGGGATTGCCTAACGGGCCCAGGCGGCAAGGTCTCCCAAGCGGTCCTCGGATGCGATGA
- a CDS encoding Putative mak16 protein → MNDDGRCKTDGCNSRATERMLDRSPVSNPLRAIGQSGRFAPDLIAIRPLQATGEERKKKKDFGLLERKTSAPPPHIFLLSSQYYSIAVGRTLSTTPNSSSLRANTVTMASDEIIWQIINQQFCSFKLSTTKKQTFCRNENNVTGLCNRQSCPLANSRYATVRRAPNKDTLYLYMKTVERAHMPSKLWERIKLPNNYAKALEMLDDKLIYWPKFLIHKCKQRLTRLTQVNIRMRKIAAEEERMGEKLVPKMAPKIRRREEARERKAEAAAKLERTIERELVERLRSGAYGDQPLNVSESIWRRVLNSMEKEGEGKRDKDMDTGVESDQEAEDEDEDEDDLEKEVEYVSDIEESDEELEDIEDWLESDEDAEDDDEEEEEDSEDSDEEAARKAGDKRKRGRAVKMNQKRLKQKMEERPKIAEELTW, encoded by the exons ATGAACGATGACGGGCGATGCAAGACGGACGGGTGCAATTCGAGAGCAACAGAGAGAATGTTAGATCGTTCTCCAGTTTCGAATCCACTACGCGCCATTGGCCAGTCGGGCCGCTTTGCACCCGATCTTATCGCGATAAGACCCCTGCAGGCTACgggggaagaaaggaagaaaaaaaaagatttTGGACTGCTAGAGAGGAAAACCAGCGCCCCGCCGCCTCACATTTTCCTCTTGAGCTCACAGTACTACTCTATTGCCGTTGGCCGCACCCTTTCAACAACTCCCAACTCGTCCAGTCTTCGCGCCAATACCGTCACAATGGCGTCCGACGAGATCATCTG GCAAATCATCAACCAGCAGTTCTGCAGTTTCAAGCTTTCCACAACCAAGAAGCAGACGTTCTGCAGAAACGAGAACAATGTCACGGGTCTCTGCAATCGACAGTCGTGCCCTCTGGCCAATTCCCGCTATGCCACCGTTCGTCGAGCCCCGAACAAGGACACGCTGTACCTGTACATGAAGACGGTGGAGCGCGCGCACATGCCCTCGAAGCTATGGGAGCGCATCAAGCTGCCCAACAACTACgccaaggccctcgagaTGTTGGACGACAAGCTCATCTACTGGCCCAAGTTCCTCATCCACAAGTGCAAGCAGCGTCTTACGCGCTTGACGCAAGTCAACATCCGCATGCGAAAGATCGCCGCTGAGGAGGAGCGCAtgggcgagaagctcgtGCCCAAGATGGCGCCCAAGATCCGGCGCCGTGAGGAGGCCAGAGAGCGCAAGgcagaggccgccgccaaactGGAGCGCACCATTGAGcgcgagcttgtcgagagATTACGCTCCGGTGCCTACGGCGACCAGCCTCTCAATGTCAGCGAGTCAATCTGGAGAAGGGTTCTCAACtcgatggagaaggagggcgagggcaagCGCGACAAGGACATGGACACGGGCGTCGAGTCGGACCAGGAGGCcgaagatgaggacgaggacgaggatgacctggagaaggaggtcgaGTACGTTTCCGACATTGAGGAGAGCGACGAGGAACTCGAGGACATTGAGGACTGGCTCGAGAGCGATGAGgacgccgaagacgatgacgaggaggaagaggaggactcggaggacagcgacgaggaggcggcccGCAAGGCTGGCGATAAGCGGAAACGCGGCCGCGCGGTGAAGATGAACCAGAAGAGGCTCAAgcagaagatggaggagcgGCCCAAGATCGCCGAGGAGTTGACCTGGTAG
- a CDS encoding Putative small GTP-binding protein, with product MPALVQSTWSLGRNLSLRAAAGCVSGLSRHRCSPSTGPLPWGSPTSACHSRQRNPVHLASLRSQSRFITSTSDIVFEEDTIYALSTAQGRAGIAVIRVSGPGCTDVYRGLCPSKAIPKPRYAAVRTLVDSQAGADGPILDSNALVLYFPGPKTVTGEDVLELHVHGGPATVKAVLGAIPTCPSDTLIRYAEPGEFTKRAFLNDRLDLAQVESLGDTLSADTEQQRRAAVRGSSGVLGRTYEGWREQLLLARGEIEALIDFAEDQHFDESPSELMSNVSALVADMRHRIQVHEAASHRSELLRNGIRIALLGPPNVGKSSLMNLIVGREASIVSMEAGTTRDIVEVSLDIRGYLCSFADTAGIRTKATAGLGGGSLFEPALGTVEEEGIRRAKQKAAESDIVVVLAAVEPGRDGRFRINYDAETLKLASEAQACLVVVNKRDAVDEPTFSDLLKRFRADVAGHVPAMDQTELHTISCREAQAKPNGQRDPGAIHGLIDRLVASFAGMTSLPADQQDLLGVTARQAQLLEQCRGFLDEFMAVAHPEDEGEDSDIVLAAEHLRYAADCLAKITGRVEAGDVEEVLGVIFEK from the exons ATGCCTGCACTTGTCCAGTCGACGTGGAGCCTCGGCCGAAACCTCTCCTTGCGGGCTGCAGCAGGATGTGTTAGTGGTCTAAGTCGCCATCGCTGTTCCCCTAGCACGGGACCGCTGCCGTGGGGATCACCAACTTCTGCGTGCCACTCACGTCAACGGAACCCGGTGCATCTGGCCAGCTTGCGAAGCCAGTCTAGATTCATCACAAGCACGTCTGACATCGTTTTCGAAGAAGACACTATCTATGCATTGTCAACAGCGCAAGGCCGTGCCGGAATTGCGGTAATACGCGTGTCTGGTCCTGGATGTACGGAT GTCTACAGAGGACTCTGCCCCAGCAAAGCAATCCCGAAACCTCGCTATGCAGCAGTTAGAACACTCGTGGACAGTCAGGCAGGCGCCGACGGCCCGATCCTAGACTCGAACGCCTTGGTCCTCTACTTCCCTGGCCCCAAAACCGTGACCGGAGAggacgtcctcgagctgcaCGTCCACGGCGGTCCCGCCACGGTCAAGGCagtcctcggcgccatcccgACATGTCCGTCCGACACGCTCATCCGCTACGCTGAGCCCGGCGAGTTCACCAAGCGCGCCTTCCTTAACGACAggctcgacctcgcccagGTCGAGTCCCTTGGCGACACGCTCTCGGCCGACAcggagcagcagcgccgcgccgccgtgaGGGGCAGCTCGGGCGTGTTGGGGCGCACCTACGAGGGTTGGCGCGAGCAGCTCCTGCTCGCCAGgggcgagatcgaggccCTTATCGACTTCGCCGAGGATCAGCACTTTGACGAGTCGCCCTCGGAGCTGATGAGCAACGTCTCAGCGCTCGTCGCTGACATGCGCCACCGCATACAGGTGCATGAAGCGGCCAGCCATCGCAGCGAGCTGCTGCGGAACGGCATCCGCATCGCGCTGCTCGGCCCCCCCAACGTGGGCAAGAGCTCGCTGATGAACCTGATCGTGGGTCGCGAGGCGTCCATTGTGTCGATGGAGGCAGGGACCACGcgcgacatcgtcgaggtGAGCCTCGACATCCGGGGGTATCTCTGCTCATTTGCGGACACGGCCGGCATCAGGACCAAGGCCACCGcggggctcggcggcggctctcTGTTCGAGCCTGCGTTGGGAAccgtcgaagaggagggtATCCGTCGAGCGAAGCAGAAGGCGGCAGAGTccgacatcgtcgtcgtcttggccgcGGTCGAGCCAGGGCGCGACGGGCGTTTCCGTATCAACTACGACGCGGAGACGTTGAAGCTGGCGTCGGAAGCGCAGGCGtgcctcgtcgtcgtgaaCAAAcgggacgccgtcgacgagcccaCTTTCTCCGACCTCCTCAAGCGGTTCAGGGCCGATGTGGCCGGCCACGTCCCCGCGATGGATCAGACCGAGCTCCACACGATATCCTGCCGCGAGGCGCAGGCGAAGCCGAACGGCCAGAGAGACCCGGGCGCCATTCACGGACTCATTGACCGGCTGGTTGCGTCGTTCGCGGGCATGACGTCTCTGCCCGCCGACCAGCAGGACCTCCTGGGTGTCACGGCCAGGCAAGCGCAGCTCCTTGAACAGTGCCGCGGCTTCCTGGACGAATTCATGGCCGTGGCGCAccccgaagacgagggcgaagactCGGACATCGTTCTGGCGGCAGAGCACCTCCGGTACGCGGCCGACTGCCTCGCAAAGATCaccggccgcgtcgaggcgggcgacgtcgaggaggttcTTGGTGTGATTTTTGAAAAGTAA